Proteins encoded in a region of the Candidatus Omnitrophota bacterium genome:
- a CDS encoding co-chaperone GroES: protein MKVTPLYDRVLVELMEAEEKTKGGIVLPDTAKEKPQQGKVVSVGTGRITSEGKEVALKVKEGDVVLYGKYSGTELRVDDKDMLMLKEEDILGIVK, encoded by the coding sequence ATGAAAGTAACACCACTTTATGACAGGGTTCTTGTCGAGCTAATGGAAGCGGAAGAGAAGACAAAGGGAGGTATAGTGCTTCCGGATACCGCCAAAGAAAAACCTCAGCAGGGTAAGGTCGTCTCCGTGGGCACGGGGAGGATTACCAGCGAAGGCAAGGAGGTCGCTTTAAAGGTCAAGGAAGGCGACGTCGTTCTTTATGGTAAATATTCCGGCACGGAGCTGAGAGTTGATGACAAGGATATGCTCATGCTCAAGGAAGAGGATATCCTCGGTATTGTTAAATAA
- the groL gene encoding chaperonin GroEL, producing MAKQLQFSDEGRRSILSGVEKLAQAVKVTLGPKGRNVVIEKKFGGPTITKDGVTVAKEIELEDAYENLGAEMVKEVASKTSDVAGDGTTTATVLAEAIYREGLKNVTSGSNPMQIKRGIEKAVDAVVEELQKNSTPIKETKEIAQVATIAANNDKIIGENIAEAMEKVGKDGVITVEEGKSLETSLKLVEGMQFDQGYLSPYFVTDTERMECVLDDPYILLYEKKISNMKNLLPLLEKVAQSGRPLLIISEETEGEALATLVVNKIRGTFSCCAVKAPGYGDRRKAMLGDIAVLTGGKAISEDLGIKLENVTLEDLGKAKRVTIDKENTTILEGPGSKEAVQARIAQIRNEIEASDSDYDKEKLQERLAKLAGGVAIINVGAATEIEMKEKKARIEDALHATRAASEEGIVPGGGVALLRASRNLENLKVANNDEQIGVNIIARALTAPVDMIATNAGKYGKVVINDILANKEATYGYDAENDKYANLVSEGIIDPTKVTRSALQNASSIASLMLTTEALITDKPEENQPAMPAGAPGGMPGGGMGMM from the coding sequence ATGGCAAAACAATTACAATTCAGCGACGAAGGACGCCGTTCCATATTAAGCGGTGTCGAAAAACTCGCCCAGGCCGTAAAGGTAACACTCGGACCGAAGGGCAGGAACGTCGTTATCGAGAAAAAGTTCGGTGGTCCCACGATCACCAAGGACGGTGTGACCGTCGCAAAGGAGATCGAACTCGAGGACGCCTACGAGAATCTCGGTGCGGAAATGGTCAAGGAGGTAGCTTCAAAGACAAGTGATGTGGCAGGCGACGGCACGACCACAGCCACGGTGCTCGCCGAGGCCATTTATAGAGAAGGTCTCAAGAACGTGACCTCTGGTTCTAACCCCATGCAGATAAAAAGGGGGATCGAAAAGGCGGTTGACGCAGTAGTTGAAGAGCTGCAGAAAAACTCCACTCCCATCAAGGAGACCAAGGAGATAGCTCAGGTAGCTACCATCGCGGCCAATAATGACAAGATCATCGGTGAGAACATAGCCGAAGCCATGGAAAAGGTCGGCAAGGACGGAGTCATCACCGTTGAAGAAGGAAAATCCCTTGAAACAAGCCTCAAGCTTGTTGAGGGTATGCAGTTCGATCAGGGCTACCTTTCCCCGTATTTCGTGACCGACACGGAAAGAATGGAATGCGTCCTGGACGATCCTTATATCCTTCTTTATGAAAAGAAGATATCGAACATGAAGAATCTGCTGCCGCTTCTTGAGAAAGTCGCGCAGTCAGGCAGACCCTTGCTAATAATCAGCGAGGAGACCGAGGGAGAGGCTCTGGCGACCCTGGTCGTCAACAAGATCCGCGGCACCTTCAGCTGTTGCGCCGTAAAGGCTCCCGGCTACGGGGACAGGAGGAAGGCCATGCTCGGTGACATCGCCGTTCTTACTGGCGGAAAGGCCATCTCCGAGGATCTGGGCATTAAACTTGAGAACGTTACTCTGGAGGACCTTGGAAAGGCCAAGAGGGTGACTATAGACAAGGAGAACACGACCATTCTGGAAGGTCCGGGCAGCAAGGAAGCCGTTCAGGCCAGGATAGCCCAGATTAGGAACGAGATAGAAGCGAGCGATTCCGATTACGACAAGGAAAAGCTCCAAGAACGTCTGGCGAAACTTGCCGGCGGTGTTGCGATCATTAACGTTGGCGCAGCCACTGAGATAGAGATGAAAGAGAAAAAGGCGAGGATCGAAGACGCTCTCCACGCTACCAGGGCGGCATCCGAAGAAGGTATCGTCCCCGGCGGCGGGGTAGCACTTCTCAGGGCCAGCAGGAATCTGGAGAATCTGAAAGTGGCGAATAACGACGAACAAATAGGCGTCAATATCATCGCCCGGGCGCTTACGGCGCCGGTCGACATGATAGCGACCAATGCCGGTAAATACGGAAAAGTCGTTATTAACGATATCCTTGCCAACAAGGAGGCCACATACGGTTATGACGCGGAGAACGATAAATACGCTAATCTGGTTTCCGAGGGGATCATAGATCCTACCAAGGTTACCCGAAGCGCTCTTCAAAACGCTTCCAGCATAGCGTCTCTGATGCTTACCACGGAAGCTCTCATAACCGATAAGCCCGAAGAGAACCAGCCGGCTATGCCGGCGGGAGCTCCGGGCGGCATGCCGGGTGGCGGCATGGGGATGATGTAA
- a CDS encoding type III pantothenate kinase, with the protein MKLLMDIGNTNCTIALSDKGSILKKYFIHTSKKEVQPAALRRLLGGRRGKIDDVVIVSVVPAFLRVFKKSISSVLPGVKVRIVGRDIKVPIPIKYRKPEEVGQDRLVTAYAAMGLLGSPVIAIDFGTAVTMDYVNSSGAYEGGLIFPGLRLALASLSEEAALLPSIDLRPAKSLLGKDTASSMNNGILYGYSSMCDGIVDRFRKRLGKKLRVIATGGDAELVSRYSRSIKKVRPDLILEGLMLLIR; encoded by the coding sequence ATGAAACTTTTGATGGATATTGGCAATACGAACTGCACGATCGCCCTGAGCGATAAGGGTTCCATCCTGAAGAAGTATTTCATACATACTTCCAAGAAAGAAGTCCAGCCTGCTGCGCTTAGGCGTCTTCTTGGGGGCAGACGGGGAAAAATAGACGATGTCGTGATCGTAAGCGTTGTCCCGGCCTTTCTGAGGGTGTTCAAAAAGAGCATCAGTTCGGTTCTGCCCGGCGTTAAGGTGAGAATCGTAGGGCGCGATATAAAGGTTCCCATTCCTATAAAATACCGGAAACCCGAAGAAGTCGGACAGGACAGGCTTGTAACCGCTTATGCGGCGATGGGTCTTTTGGGAAGCCCCGTTATCGCAATAGATTTCGGCACGGCCGTTACAATGGATTACGTGAATTCTTCCGGTGCTTATGAAGGCGGACTGATATTCCCGGGACTCAGGCTGGCGCTGGCATCTCTCTCCGAAGAAGCGGCGCTCCTTCCCAGCATCGACCTTCGTCCGGCAAAAAGCCTTCTGGGCAAGGATACTGCCAGCAGCATGAATAACGGTATCCTTTACGGTTATTCTTCGATGTGTGATGGTATCGTCGACAGGTTCCGAAAGAGACTGGGCAAGAAGCTTCGCGTGATAGCTACAGGTGGCGATGCCGAACTGGTATCAAGATATTCGCGCAGCATCAAGAAGGTCCGTCCGGACCTCATACTTGAAGGCCTCATGCTGCTGATCCGCTAG
- a CDS encoding biotin--[acetyl-CoA-carboxylase] ligase, with amino-acid sequence MKEFEAKREIIAFFRNKRDKFISGEDISDSLGFSRASVWKYIKKLREDGYSIEAVPNLGYKLAATPAKMYGYDIASVLKTRKFGKKNIYHYESIDSTNNKAYELAESGEPEGTVVIAENQTQGKGRMGRRWVSPKGTGIYMSLIVRPDAEMDEIPAMTLITAYCIIKAVKDASGLEARMKWPNDVIVNGKKLCGILTEIKAQPDQVNFLVLGIGVNVNTPSSKLPPEGTSIKNECGCEIDRPDLARGILTQFEKGYTRFTNEGFGAIRKECMDCSFTLGKKVKVLEHHRSIEGEAVDIDEKGALIIRTASGEKRRVFSGDVDVLR; translated from the coding sequence ATGAAGGAATTCGAAGCAAAAAGAGAAATAATCGCTTTTTTCAGGAATAAACGAGATAAGTTCATATCCGGAGAGGACATATCCGACTCACTGGGCTTCTCGCGTGCAAGCGTGTGGAAATACATCAAAAAGCTGAGGGAGGACGGGTATTCCATAGAAGCGGTGCCCAACCTTGGGTATAAACTCGCGGCCACCCCCGCTAAGATGTACGGTTATGATATCGCCAGCGTCCTTAAGACCAGAAAATTCGGCAAAAAGAACATTTACCACTATGAAAGTATAGATTCCACCAACAACAAGGCGTACGAGCTTGCCGAGTCCGGAGAACCCGAAGGGACGGTTGTTATAGCCGAGAATCAGACGCAGGGAAAAGGCAGAATGGGTCGCAGGTGGGTCTCGCCCAAGGGCACCGGGATATACATGTCCCTTATCGTGCGACCAGATGCTGAAATGGATGAGATCCCGGCGATGACGCTGATAACGGCCTATTGCATAATAAAGGCCGTTAAAGACGCCTCCGGGCTTGAGGCCAGAATGAAATGGCCCAATGATGTCATAGTCAACGGTAAAAAGCTGTGTGGTATACTGACGGAGATAAAAGCTCAGCCTGACCAGGTGAATTTTCTGGTCCTTGGCATAGGGGTGAATGTCAATACGCCCTCCAGCAAATTGCCGCCTGAAGGAACCAGCATAAAGAACGAGTGCGGTTGTGAGATTGACCGGCCGGATCTTGCCAGGGGTATACTTACCCAGTTCGAAAAGGGTTACACCAGGTTCACTAACGAAGGCTTTGGTGCAATACGCAAAGAATGCATGGATTGTTCATTCACCCTTGGGAAAAAAGTGAAAGTACTGGAACACCACCGCTCGATCGAAGGAGAGGCTGTTGATATCGATGAAAAGGGAGCGCTTATCATCAGGACCGCTTCAGGAGAGAAAAGACGTGTTTTCAGCGGAGATGTCGACGTGTTGAGGTGA